The genomic segment TACAGGCAAATCAAGCTGCATATAGCTATAGTGCCTGGTATCAAGTGAGTATACACAATTATAATTGAATTTTTTGTTAGTAGATGTTATTAGAAGTGCATAAATtaggatagtcttttttttttttctttagaaaaaacaACTCTTTGCTTCTGTTCCAGATTGTATAATGCATTGTCTTTTGTGGTTAAGACTTAGAATTTCAGCAGTGAACACGtgcttattttcttaaatatatctgCTGTAATTACATTGTTATATATGGAACTCAGCGGTAGTTCTTATAGGCTAAcatgtttgctttttcctttcagtacAATTATCAGAATCCTTGGAATTATGGACAGTATTATCCTCCCCCTCCAACCTGATGGGAAAATTAAATATCAGATGGAGTATGTGAAaagattgaaattatttttttttaatgagggatgTAAACATAGCATAAGCTTGTTGTATTTGATAACTTGTCTTCCCTATTTCTGTGTAACATGATTTGTTTAGTAATAGGGGAAAATGTCACTTAGTAGCTTACCACAGATACTATTTCCTACCatttataaaatttactttttattggagaactatttttttgatttttgcattAAGTGGTCTAGAATTCTTTTGCAATGCATTTGCAACAGAGTTTTGTAGCCTtaagggtaggaaaaaaaaactgactgCAAATCATGTCAGTGTAGTACAAGATTCTGAAAATACATAAGGGCTGGTTATTAAGGATttacctccttttaaaaaaaaaggatttttaacCTTTGCTGACAAGATGTTGTCTGTGTGTTTCAATTATTATCCTTTTGAATTTGGATCGAAGAGCAGAAAAGATACCTATTAAAATATTGTCTTTGAATAGAggttataaatgaggaaatggaatGTTTGcatccctttaaaaaaatgaaaatcgtATCAAAACTATGTTGTTTCAGGAGACTTTGTATTTGGAATATTCATGTAAAACTTGTGAGCAAGCTTTCATTTTGATCAAACTGATCATcttcatttttgtaataaaactGAAGACTCATCCAATAATTGTTATGAATTTATTGGGGGGAAATCACCTAATAATATTAACTTTATAGTCACCATTATTAGTGATTCATTGGTTTTGAAGTATACTTTTCTTGAATTCAGCTATTCTTGACAATTTCGTAGACATTATTTAGCCTTTGCTTCCTCTTAATTTCTATGCTTTTGCCTTCCttatacacaaatatttaaagattttaagaGTGTCTCTGGCGAAGCTGTCCAGACAGTTTTACCTTATTCCCTGGTTTGATGAAGTCTTAGTAGTGGTTAACCTAATCAGAACATTAATATATTTACACAACACAAATCAAGACACTGGATACATTTTTATTGAGCCTTTTAGTTTATGACATGAGGTAAAAGGCAAGTCAGTTCTCTTTAAGTGATATTTTACACAGctgtagtaaaatattttaaacttcaagGATTTATAATGGATTACATTTCTTAAAAGTTGGGGATCAAGTAAACAAGTTCTAACTTCTTGAATTTTCCAGTTGACTCTTCGTTTACAATAGTAACCAGCTCTAATTACATAAGTTTCTTCAAGGCCATGTTTTATTGTTGCTGATGTCTTTACTATTTCAGTCAATATCCACTAATTCCACTTCAAAAGTAAGTTTTGCATTTGGTGGAATTCTGTTGAAGAAGTCAAGGTAAATTTGATAAAACTTGCCTCTCCCCTCACTCCCAATAACCTTAGTCTAAAATTAGAATTATGTGTATTGGATATTGGTAACTAACTCCAAAGAGAGGGTTTTATAGTTGATTCAGGGGCTAGTACATAGGAACCTAGAGGTTCCTAAAAGTATTTTTGTGAATGGAGGTCATAACCTGTCGATATAGGCTGACTAGATAAATTGAGCTTGAACTAGGACCTTCCTTACCTGGATGTCTCACTACTATTCCCAAGTTAGCCACTATTTGATGAAGCCTGCTACTCAgtacccctccccatcctcccaaaGTGATTTCAATCTAGCTGGGTGTGTAAGTTATATTAAATCAAAGTTCATACAAGGTAGTACCTGATATTGCTGTGAATTTTCAGATTTTGAGTTCAGAGAAGAGAGATTTTTATCTGATTGGTCTTGAGATACTTCATGAGAGAGGGAGCTGCAGTGGGATTTTGATAGGCTGAGAACGCTATTATATTCCCAAGTAACTGCAACTGATGACTAGAAGGGacctccaattttttttccccaaacttacTCTAACTGGTCCAACTAGTCCACTGGGAATGGAACCAACAATGAAACTACCTTCCTACTTAGCTATTTGATTGTTCTGGCCATAACAGACTGGAGTCCtggctcttctctttttttaatgttcacaaATGGGCCTATCAGAGAAATATTGTCACTAGTTGTAATCACAAATGCTTACACTATGATGTTGGACCTGTGGTCTCTTGCACTTCACAACTGCTAATCTCCAACACGGGTTCCATTTCTAAGCTTTCGGTACCCAATTAACTGCCTGAAATTAAACAGAAGCCTAAAATTACCACGAGCCATATCTGAACCCTACAGTTTGCTATAGTTGTTTGTATTGAGCATCTTAACTTCTTGAAATAAACCCTTCAAACATTAATAGTAGCTTTTCAAAGATGGAAACTTAGACCTCAGTTTAACGTCTTGAAAATTAAGAGcttaattaagaagaaaaaaagactgcaGCCCAAGTTAGAATACTTTGAAACAGTAGAAAACACTGTCTACATGGGAGGTGTTGACACAAAAGCATCTAAATATCAGGAAGACAGGTTTGGACAGCATCTTTGATCTAGAGGTTAACCTAGACAGAATCTTGCATATCTTCAAGTGATCTTTCTtagtgtttttacttttaattacaaaggaaaaaaggatacTTGGCATCAGGCTGTCCTTTCTTTCCATAAGCCCACTCTGGTTCAATCTCCAGTCGAGCCTTTTCTCCTTTACTCATAGTCAAGAGTGCTTCATCCCACTAAAGACAAGaacataaaatcaaaacaaataatactttacaaaaaatacatgcaaaaccAGAAGAAAGATTACATAAAAAGCATTCTGTTATAGGATTTCATTATGTCCTAAGGTACTGTCCTTGGGTGAGTCCCTAAATCTTTGTCCTTTATTTCCtcagtgaaaaaaattaaggacATTACACAATTTTTTAGTGCAAATACTTGAACtctttaaaatatgtcattttgtACAACTTTGGATCTTAAAGCCAAATTACCAAAAACAAATTAACATGATGCAAGGATACAGAATATATTACTAATATCATATACTCTGTTGAAAACCTTTAGTTTCAAGATACTTTATATTCTATTTTGAGCTCTGGATATGACTGAACAATATTTTAGGTCTTAACCACCGTACAGAGAATAACACATTGAGGGTTCTCATAACTGCATTTAAATAGGCAGTTTGGTTTTTAATGTTTGATGTTCTGAGTAATGACAGTTTAAAACAATAACTGGGCCCTAGCATGACAACCTGATTCAGTGAGGTTGCCAATCAGCTCTGCTCTTTTGTACACCGCAATGGTCAGTACAGGTCAAGCCTAACTTGCCCTTTTCTCAAAGTTTCCTCCTGTTATCTCTCACATGTAAGGGTGGGGAAAGGTATGCTtatatttgaaagatttttttggtGTCTGAGCCTAAATTGTGAGAGGTGTGAAGGCTTCTTCCTGTAGGAAAGACTCCTAGAAGCTTCTATCAGTTTTTCAGTAGAACAGATATTTTTACCTTTCTGAATCATGTATAAGTGGTACAGCAGCTATGTAACATTTTATAAGAATCATACAAACTTAGAAAATCAAACATTCTGACAATTActttatgaagaaaaaagtaacaaaaggGGTAggcatggaaggaaatatttgacTCTCTACTATATTACGTGCTTTAAGTTATACCTATTTAATCTTTTAACAACCTTGAGGTAGGCTGTACTGAGACCCAGAGAACTTAATTTGTGCCAGATCAGTTAGCAATGATAACATATGATTTGTGAGACTCCAAAGATTGTTTTCATTGTATCCCCAAACCTAATTCTTTATGTTACCATACTGCAAGTCACATGTGCCACAATATCTACTGGTTCATGACCAGTTTTTACTTACTCCTCTGATAACTTTGCCTATCCCAACCTTAAAACTTAAAGGCTtggcatttttcttcttctttgaaccTGTAAAACAGATTTTCCTTGTAATTAATGATGAAATTAAGTTCCAATGGAAAAACACAgtgatttaagtttttaaattgatttcAGAACTTACCATGCTATgcatctgaaaagaaataaaaattcagaaagccAAGTAATTCATCAAGAAAATTTTGGATGTAAAAATTATTATGGTttaaaggagggagagggaaaggacctATATTTACAGCATTAAAATAACACTATTCTgccttttatattaaaatacaaaagccTGAATTTGGGGCATTAACAAAGTTTAGACTaagcttctttattttttgctctgCAATGACCAAAATCTCTTTATTTACACCCAGCCAATAAGCAGTGAACTGAAAACCTCTTACAAGTAAATCACAGGTGCAAAATACTTCTGGAAAAAAGTGACAGCCAAGAAAAAGGTACTGCCAACACAAATATTTGGCATGCCTTAAAGCCAGATAGATAAGATTACATTTAGACTTACTTGTTTGAATATTAGTATCAAAAACAGTCCCATCCTGTAGTGTTCCTGTATACCAGCAGTGAACAACATCTCCCTTTTTGGGAAAGTTggttttatctccttttttaagaacagattttgtatattttggtggaccctagaaacaaacaaaaacaacatacaGAGTTATTATTAATTCATGTCCTTTTTTTAGAAGGATgacaaagcaaatatttatacAGCCAACTGTGACCTAAGTCCAGTCACAAGAGTTTCATAGATGTGGTAACAAACTATTTTGCCTCTGGTTCACCTCTGAGTTAAAAAACTCACTATATCATTTCAAGTCTGTGATGAGAATATTAGTAACTAGATACCTATAATTTCAAATAACTTCCAGCTTCTTTGGAAACCAGTGTTCTTTAGACAAGATTAATTATTCATCAAACCATAAAATGAATCCAGTTATTCCCAAGGTTAGAAATATAATTACAATTTAATTCCTATAAAATTGATTTAAGGCATTAAATCATTGTGACATCTCTTCAAAGATTTGAGTTGTGTTAGCACCAATAACTGGcattactaaatatttttattacatcccATTAGAATAAATACAAGTAATATTgcatctgttcctggacttcacttgaaaataaatttatacaatgaATGGAATTATCTACAGAGAAACTACAACTAGAGGCATATTTCCTAGAATAAAGCAGGATTATCggggtctttaaaaaaaaaaaaaaagctaagggtTAATCTAATCATTAGTGAGGAAATCTATGAGAGGAAAGCCCTTTCTTAGTCAATTTAAGAATATATAGAATTGTATACTATAGAACATTCCAAATACTTTACAGAAACTAACTCTCCCTTATGAggttattatccctgttttacagatacagaaacaaaagaatagagtggttaagtaacttgcttaaggtccTAGAGCTCCAAAGTGGCTGAGTAGGATTTATAACCAGGCAGCCTGGTTATAAAGCCCAAGCTCTTAACCACTTCACTACTTCTCAAGCACATATGGACCGTCAGGTATTATACTAGTCATTTTCTTATATCAATTCATTTAACCTCACAGCAACCTGGCAGTTCTTTCCTCATCTATTATAGAGAAAGCAGGGAGGCCTGGGTGGGGTACAAAGCCTTATCCAATCCAGAGTCTAAGGATCAGAACTTTCAGCTAAGGCTAGGCTGCCTCcctaaatcaaaagaaagtcacATCTATAGCTTGAATACAAAGTGTATTACAAAAGTAAGCATTAACTTTCTTCCTGACCCATTCCAAGCTTGGTTTAGCTTGTTTTAGTAACCATGTTACTATAAATGGTTAGAAGTCTACTGCTAGCAGTGTAAACTGCTGCCATCGCTTTggaatgcaattttaaaatgttaaaagtataCTAATTCcctttatacaaatatatgttcAAGAAGTAACTTGAAACTTAGGAAAAAATCTTTATGCAGTTATTCAATACACTATTATACATAATggcaaaataaaaccacacattTATGGTATAATACTCAGTTTTTAGTAATGTGGAAACTTTCTAAGATTATGAGAAAAATCAGTAGAAATTTCTAACTACAGTAAAATCTCAACTATTTCAATAgatatacacagaaaatattcaaaaagattCTGAAATCTGAAACATTTCTAGGTGTTGGAATTATGTTTTCTCTATCCTTTTTTgttatatcagaaaaataaacgaTTTTTAAGGAATATAGTTGACAAAAACTATTAATGTATATGCcagatttgaaaataattttaattaaaacatttaaaagccaCAAAATAAGGATGACTACATATGTATATCATGTGAGAATATCAGAATATCGAgactttattaaagaaattacatATAACTATGAAGTGGGTAAGGTATGATAAGCAAACAatagccacatttaaaaatttaagatgtCATTCCATTATCTTCCCATTTGTTGTCCCAAGCTGCTTGGGCATGTTGTGTTACCTACATTAGAGGTCCTAGGATAATGCAAACACACAGTAAATTGGTGGCTGTATCTCAGTCTTAATAGTGAAGCCACAATCTGCCTCAATTTCAGTGTTGCAGAAAGTGTCTTTCATGGATCACCCATTCCTTGGTATTGTTAAAAGAAAAGGGGCCTAATATAATTAAGTTTGGGAAATACTGTGTTAAACATGCCTCGATCTTGCATAACTTCTCAGAGCTAATTATGCATTAGCTAACATGTGCTGTGAATCTTCAAGTAGGAGACACAAGGTACAGCTTTTGATGAGGCCAGGAAACAGCCTGGAACTTCTGGGACCTATATAACACACTCTGTAAAATAGTGCTGTAGGTATTGCATCTTATTTTGGGTTTCACTGCAAGAACCTGATTGCTTCATGGTGGGAGGTCAGATCAGTCCCAAGCTATCCTGGAGTTATGTGCTTGAATGGACCTGGCTTTTAGGTAATTTCCTGGCTTTGCAGCAATTTCTTAGTCCAGAGTGAGGAAAAGAACTATATTTCTGAGACTGGGTCTGGGCTAGGTACTTCCAGACACAGagataaaggaacttctctgagaGTAATCCCTATAGCTGCAATTAACTAGATGATGGCATAGCCTCTAAAAATGAGAGCACAGCTGACCTTTGAACACCTTGGGTGTTAGGGGTACCAACCTTCCCTGCAGTCCAAAATCCATGTGTAACTTATACTTGGCCCTCCCTTTACATGATTCCTCAGTATCCATGGTTCTGCAGCCGATTCAACCAAATTAGGATTGAAGGTACTAAGTGTTTACTGTAGTACTTACTACAGTAatggtactgtagtatttactactgaaaataaATCTATGTATTATAaaggacctgtgcagttcaaacccatgttgtttaagggtcaactgtatatgacataattattattattattattcaagaaatattttagcaTGTTCTATATGTTAGGAACTGGAGATACATAGGTGAGCTGGCAGACATGGTTCTGGCTCTCCCACTAACCGAGAATATGGACGTGTGTTAGGAGACCTGCAGAGGAAGCACAGGGAGCTAACAGGAGAATGACACAGTGACGTAATCCAGTATAGACTATAGGCTGGGAGCGGCTTCTTTGAAGTAATGTTTACACTGTTGAAGGACAAAAGAAGGTCATTCAGGTAGTAGGGGAAGTTTACAACAGAGAATAGCATTTTCATAGcagggaaaagaatgaaagtagtaGTCtacaaggaggaaagaaaagagaggatggTATGAGAGAAGCCTGGAAAGACATGTAGCACATGTTAAGAATCTGGATTTTTATCTTTAGGTCACTGAGCAGCCAATTACCAGTTTTAAATAAAGAAGTTATAGAATCAGATCTGTGTTCTAAAGAGATCAGTGTGACCTAATGTGAGGAATGGATAAGGAATCAAAAGTGGAAGTGGGGAGACTTGATAGGAAGAGGTTAGTATAGTAGCCTAGGTCTACGCTAGGGTGCCAACGTTGAGGACAACAAAAGATGAGCAGTTTTGTGATATGTTTATGCAGAATCAACAGACTTTGGTCATGATTAGATAAAGGAGTTATAAAAGATGAATCTCAAGTTTTTGGCTTGAGTACTTTTACAGTCATTTCTGACTTCTGAGTGTGAGTTCCTGACCTAACTtatactttctttcctttccaatatTCATTCATACTTGAAAACTTTCCTCAACACTATTTAATACATAATAGATAATAAATGTATCAACTATGACTGATTTATTTAAAGTCCAGTAAGAGCTATCAGACAAGGTTCTTTGCATTAAGATAAATAAGGCAGAGATAAATAATATAGACACCATGCGCTACAGGAATTTTTACCAGTTACATACACAGTAAAGTCTGCGATGGTAAAAAACTTCAGAGGAAGCGATGAGCCCATGACCTGGGTCTTGAAGGGGACACAGAACTGACAAATAGGGAAATTGAGAGGAGAGACActaagcaagaaataaaagtatGGACAGTTTAGTAGACAAGCAGACATCTGTGACCAAAGAGGAATATTTCTATAGAAGTAGTAAATATGGAGCTGGGCAGGGGCCAGATATTGGAAGGTTTTGAGTGCGAAAAATGCCATCCAACAGAAATATGAGTCACAAGTGTAATTTTAAGTTGTCTAGTTGCCACAttaatatcatttcaacatgaaatcaatataaaaatgttgagatattttgttcttttttaaaaaaaatcatactaaaCTTTTGAAACTGCATATTTTATACCGAAGGCACATTTTAATTCAGAGTAGCCAcaaagtgctcagtagccacgtaTGGCTAGTgactactgtattggacagtgcagttcCAGACAGTATAGAATTACTGAAGATTTCTGAGTAGGATGTggtttgcaaaatattttagaaagcttATCAGAATAGCCATTTTGGGGCTGAATaatgaagaaagagaatgaagacaGATTAGTGACTTTTCCCACACTCCAGGTCTGAGGCCTTGGAACGCTTGAGAATCAAAAAGGAATGGATGAAGATTTGAGAAAAGAAGATGTTTGAGAGCCTCATGCCTAAGGGATacatgagaaggaaaaagaaaaccaaagattcAGAGAACTCTGAAGCTGGGAAGAAAAGAATGGTTACAACTAtgtatgttaatattttggtaaaGTAGAACACAGGAGTATATAATGAGAAAGGAATTAGAGCGGGTTGAGAATTTGCGGGACAATGTCTAGTTTATGTGGGCAATGGATTGGGAATTGAGCGAGGGGTAGTATAAATAGTTGCTGAGTAGCAGTGAAAGTAGAAAACATGCTTGTCTGATATTAAGCATTACTTTCTACAAAGCCCAGTAAAAAGTTCgatgattatttttcttcacttgCTCTGCAGTCCCAAAGCATgaacagagaaaggagacagcaggGACCAACAAAGTATTGGCTAAGAGGTTAAGGAATCCAGGCACCAGGAAGATAGTggaagtacattaaaaaaaggacTCTTGCTGACCAATTAAATGATGTGAAATGAAAAGAGGTCTTAAAGAAAAGGATATAGTTTAGGACTCTTACAAGATCTCTCTAAACTGTGTCCGGCCCTTACAGCTTTTATTTGTAaccctctttttcttaatcttttgaTACATTACCTGCCACCTCACACAGCCCTTACTCTAATTTTCTGGAATACTCTTAATTTTCCAGAAGGTAAACTATGTTGCCAATTGCTTTTGTAACCCTTCTAGTAATTATTATACCTCTATTTACCTTAGTAGCTGCCCAGTATTTGCCCAGTATATAAAGCATTTATcaagttattattattgtcactGATACACTGCTAGGAATGAGTGAGCTTAGTTATTACCAAGGTATTGTCAAAAGTGGCAAGGTAATGGTCATTTTGGCTCTACTGAAGCTTTTCTAAGAGCTGTCCTTAGCTCTACTAAGGCTGTCCATTTGCAGAAATAGTTTCATCTGGTTCTTTAAACCTTGGTATCAAAATATAAAGCCTGGGTTGGGAAAGATGAGACAGATGAACCCACACCCTGCAGCCAGGCCCGAATTAACTATTTCTATTGCCAAGGACACCATGTACATtagaaaaagctaaaaataatcaaaaggaaGTTTCTTTTACTCAGTCCAACTTGGCTAAAGAATAGGCCCTTGAAACAGTTTTGAAAGCTCAGAAGTTCTAGCCGAACACAGAggcaatataaaatacaaagctAGATGTATTTCACAGGAAAGGCTTACCAACTGTAAAGCACTGgttcttagtttttgtttgtttgtttttcttattgagtACACCCAAGGGAGATAACACACTCCAAATTAGTGTTTGCTCACTGAAAGTGACCATACTCAAATCAACCACCCCTTATTCTGAGAAATCAGTGCTATAAAGCAATACtttttctcaaatgcacatgagAAATAAAGTAAGAATACATTATATACAAACCTCATCCAGAGTCTCTTCAGACTtggtttctttgggtttatcttcaTTAAGCTTTACATTTTTCACCTGCTCAGACACTTTGCTTATACTTTCAGTACCCTTGAAACGCTGTAAGGAAAATGATCTAATGTTTATCATATTTATGTCTGGCTAAGACCAAAGGAAGAATCTTATATTAAGCATTTTAATCAACAAATAATGAATCTCAAACTATCTcacaaaagaaattctgaaatgagACCCATAACCTTTAGAAAGACCAACTGAGACCCCGAGATATGAATACTAATCAATCAGTTCCTTAACAAAGatccttttctgtgtgtgtggaaGGTGGTCATTTCACAGTTAGCACATATTGgagaaattcttaaaatttgcttttctaaaGGCTCAGCCTAGGTCTAACCAAGACTTTAAATTCATTAATGAAATGCAACTTACTTTAGATTTATAACTTTTCAGTTTCCTTAAGAATTTGCTGTCTTGATTTAAGCTACcagggaattattttaaaaaacctgttccctttcaaaatatcaaaacatCCTGCCATATTACAGATTAGCCATGCTAAATTTGACAGTCCACTTATGCTTATAGTTAAGAAAAAGTACAGGTGGAAAAACGTCaacatattttgcaaataaatgcatttaaaacttcttttttggAATTAAATATCTAAAATGATATTCTGATAATAAAATGTAACAATACTCACCTTACTTTCAAAAAGATGGTTATAGGCTGTAACCAAATGGTCCTTGTTAGCTGTCTTGGccacatttttaatgtttcctaATAACTTATGTTCTGcaagaaactataaagaaaaaagctgGTTAGTCAAAATAATTTCCCTCATGTAAGAAAGGGTCTAAAATTAGGAAATGAACTTTTATGTTAGCAATTATGTTTTGAATCATAccactgataaaagaaatgaaacattatATTTCATACTCtacttaataacaaaaacaagatTTAAGGAATATTAAACAAAAACTATATTGGGTATTTACAAGAAATAGTCAAAGATTGGAACTGTAACACTACTCTGGTGTGTACTAACCCTTTTCTCATTATGGAACTCACAGAAGAGCACACTTATACAGAAAGCACATTTTGGTAACTGGGCAAAGCTGCTCCTGGTAGGATGTTACTTGGCTCGCGCCCTGGGAGCCTCCAGCCATATTGGCTATAGCTATCTTGACATATCTGTAACCCATTCTTGGCACACCCAGAAGCACTGTTACACAATGCTGGATATATACGTATTTAAGTGTATACGTGGTGTCAGACCATCTGGGGTTAAAATCCTAGCTGTCTGATTTTAGACAAGGGACTAAGCTTTCCTAAAGAC from the Hippopotamus amphibius kiboko isolate mHipAmp2 chromosome 2, mHipAmp2.hap2, whole genome shotgun sequence genome contains:
- the FKBP3 gene encoding peptidyl-prolyl cis-trans isomerase FKBP3 isoform X2; translation: MKFLAEHKLLGNIKNVAKTANKDHLVTAYNHLFESKRFKGTESISKVSEQVKNVKLNEDKPKETKSEETLDEGPPKYTKSVLKKGDKTNFPKKGDVVHCWYTGTLQDGTVFDTNIQTSSKKKKNAKPLSFKVGIGKVIRGWDEALLTMSKGEKARLEIEPEWAYGKKGQPDAKIPPNAKLTFEVELVDID
- the FKBP3 gene encoding peptidyl-prolyl cis-trans isomerase FKBP3 isoform X1, translated to MAAAVPQRAWTVEQLRSEQLPKKDIIKFLQDHGSDSFLAEHKLLGNIKNVAKTANKDHLVTAYNHLFESKRFKGTESISKVSEQVKNVKLNEDKPKETKSEETLDEGPPKYTKSVLKKGDKTNFPKKGDVVHCWYTGTLQDGTVFDTNIQTSSKKKKNAKPLSFKVGIGKVIRGWDEALLTMSKGEKARLEIEPEWAYGKKGQPDAKIPPNAKLTFEVELVDID